Proteins encoded together in one Variovorax paradoxus window:
- a CDS encoding class I SAM-dependent rRNA methyltransferase produces MKTLRLKPGKERSLQRRHPWIFESAIARGGADSGETVRVESHDGAFLAWAAFSPISKIRARAWSFVETQRIDAAFLASVCARAVAARGLFDLHSDGVRLIHGEADGLPGLIVDRYGDTLVAQFLSTGVERWKATIADALLEATGLHKLYERSDASGREREGLKPVTGWLRGEGATEMTIREHGWKLSLDIATGHKTGFYLDQRDSRQRFAELAQHRRFRRVLNCFCYTGGFTVAALAGLQAAGAMDGAELVSVDSSQPALEKARANLALNGFGGEGSGVKAEFLDANVNTVLREFIEQGRTFDAIVLDPPKFAPTAAHADRAARAYKDINRLALKLLEPGGVLLTFSCSGGISADLFHKIVASAGIDAQVDGYISERLGAAPDHPMTIEFPEGEYLKGLVVVKKPA; encoded by the coding sequence ATGAAAACCCTCCGCCTCAAGCCCGGCAAAGAGCGCTCGCTGCAGCGCCGCCACCCCTGGATCTTCGAATCCGCCATTGCACGCGGCGGTGCTGATTCCGGCGAAACGGTGCGCGTCGAATCTCATGACGGCGCCTTCCTGGCCTGGGCCGCTTTCAGCCCGATTTCGAAGATTCGCGCACGGGCCTGGAGCTTTGTCGAAACGCAGCGCATCGACGCCGCCTTTCTGGCCTCGGTGTGCGCCCGCGCGGTGGCGGCCCGGGGGCTGTTCGACCTGCATAGCGACGGTGTGCGGCTGATCCACGGCGAGGCCGACGGGCTGCCGGGCCTCATCGTCGACCGCTATGGCGACACGCTGGTGGCGCAGTTCCTCTCGACCGGCGTCGAGCGCTGGAAGGCCACCATTGCCGATGCGCTGCTCGAGGCGACCGGCCTCCACAAGCTCTACGAGCGCTCCGACGCCAGCGGGCGCGAGCGCGAGGGCCTGAAGCCCGTCACGGGTTGGCTGCGCGGGGAGGGCGCCACCGAAATGACGATTCGCGAGCATGGCTGGAAGCTGTCGCTCGACATTGCGACGGGCCACAAGACCGGCTTCTACCTCGACCAGCGCGACAGCCGCCAGCGCTTTGCCGAGCTGGCGCAGCACCGGCGCTTCAGGCGGGTGCTCAACTGCTTTTGCTATACCGGCGGCTTTACCGTAGCGGCGCTCGCGGGGCTGCAGGCCGCGGGCGCAATGGATGGCGCGGAGCTGGTGTCGGTCGATTCGTCGCAGCCCGCGCTCGAGAAGGCGCGGGCCAATCTGGCGCTGAACGGCTTCGGCGGCGAGGGTTCGGGCGTGAAGGCCGAATTCCTGGACGCCAACGTCAATACCGTGCTGCGCGAGTTCATCGAACAGGGCCGCACCTTCGACGCCATCGTGCTCGACCCGCCCAAGTTTGCGCCCACCGCCGCCCATGCCGATCGCGCGGCCCGCGCCTACAAGGACATCAACCGGCTGGCGCTCAAACTGCTGGAGCCCGGCGGAGTGCTGCTCACTTTTTCGTGTTCGGGCGGCATCAGCGCCGACCTTTTTCACAAAATAGTGGCTTCGGCGGGCATCGACGCCCAAGTTGACGGCTACATCAGCGAACGCCTCGGTGCGGCGCCCGATCATCCCATGACCATCGAATTTCCCGAAGGCGAATACCTCAAGGGCCTGGTGGTGGTGAAAAAGCCGGCTTGA
- a CDS encoding CobW family GTP-binding protein, whose translation MALIPATILTGFLGSGKTTLLKRILTEAHGQKIAVIENEFGEENIDSDILVTESKEQIVQMSNGCVCCTIREDLREALQLLAAKKRQGLLDFDRVVIETTGLADPGPVAQTFFMDDEIAESYLLDSILTLVDAKHAPQQLNDRQEARRQVGFADQIFISKSELVSAEETEALIHRLKHMNPRAPQQKAHFGDVPLKDIFDLRGFNLNAKLDIDPDFLKEDDHDHHDHDHAHGEHCDHPSHKHEGHGHHHHTDDDVKSFVYKADRPFDPAKLEDFLGAIVNIYGPRMLRYKGVLSMKGTERKVIFQGVHQLMGSDLGPEWGKDEARQSRMVFIGIELPREILEQGLEQCLV comes from the coding sequence ATGGCCCTTATTCCCGCCACCATCCTTACCGGCTTTCTAGGCTCGGGCAAGACCACGCTGCTCAAGCGCATCCTGACGGAGGCCCACGGCCAGAAGATCGCTGTCATCGAGAACGAGTTCGGCGAAGAGAACATCGACAGCGACATTCTGGTGACCGAATCGAAAGAGCAGATCGTGCAGATGAGCAATGGCTGCGTCTGCTGCACCATTCGCGAAGACCTGCGCGAGGCGCTCCAGCTGCTGGCCGCCAAGAAGCGCCAGGGCCTGCTCGACTTCGACCGCGTGGTGATCGAGACCACCGGCCTGGCCGATCCCGGCCCCGTGGCACAGACTTTTTTCATGGACGACGAAATTGCCGAAAGCTATTTGCTCGACTCCATCCTGACGCTGGTCGATGCCAAGCATGCGCCGCAGCAGCTGAACGACCGCCAGGAAGCGCGCCGCCAGGTGGGTTTTGCCGACCAGATCTTCATCAGCAAGAGCGAGCTGGTGTCGGCCGAGGAAACCGAGGCGCTGATTCACCGCCTGAAGCACATGAACCCGCGCGCGCCCCAGCAAAAGGCGCATTTCGGCGATGTGCCGCTGAAGGACATTTTCGACCTGCGCGGCTTCAACCTGAACGCCAAGCTCGACATCGATCCGGACTTCCTGAAGGAAGACGACCACGATCATCACGACCATGACCACGCGCATGGCGAGCATTGCGACCACCCCTCGCACAAGCACGAAGGGCACGGCCACCATCACCACACGGACGACGACGTGAAGAGCTTCGTCTACAAGGCCGACCGCCCCTTCGACCCGGCCAAGCTCGAGGATTTCCTGGGCGCCATCGTCAACATCTACGGCCCGCGCATGCTGCGCTACAAGGGCGTGCTGAGCATGAAGGGCACCGAGCGCAAGGTAATTTTCCAGGGCGTGCACCAGCTGATGGGCAGCGACCTGGGCCCCGAGTGGGGCAAGGACGAAGCGCGCCAGAGCCGCATGGTGTTCATCGGCATCGAGCTGCCGCGCGAAATACTGGAGCAGGGGCTCGAGCAGTGCCTGGTGTAA
- a CDS encoding YdgA family protein, with product MSKKAVLGTLAAAIAVAYGGSTWWAGSKVKSSYEAALEELPKQTALVRVIDRKYESGFFGAVSTVTFEFGCAADTSAAQVPAVAKPAEGDEDDEETEAESTPFKPVRITVRDTIRHGPIAGGTLAAATIDSELVLDVKAQAEAEKLFGKAKPLTAHTKVAFNGGYATDLTVAPIKLAEEGKGQFTWQGAQMRAEMNGARTLVNYSLAMPGLDLTDTRTGVTLKMGKLAGKADMNKSEGWILATGKTEARLDSFEFSAPKGLGASGSGKPLPAVLLQNIDMIADANIKDGLYESIGTIKGTGKVGETKIDKFEMTSGGRRIHAAGYKKLADAWMQSAAINGCGKGGGKASQAAMQALMDQLAPDLKAMAKYNPELGVDKMLVEIGGKRGEISYTAGLVGVTDEDLKEPGMALLMKRGVLKASVRLPMQWLEQVAATGAESGQLPPPEMVAGLVEQGEGMGFVKRDGTDITSQVEYSEGNLKVNGKPLGGMAGK from the coding sequence TTGAGCAAAAAAGCAGTTTTGGGCACGCTGGCCGCAGCCATCGCCGTTGCCTATGGTGGCAGCACCTGGTGGGCGGGCTCCAAAGTCAAGTCCAGCTACGAAGCCGCCCTGGAGGAGTTGCCGAAGCAGACCGCGCTGGTGCGCGTGATCGACCGCAAATACGAAAGCGGATTCTTCGGCGCAGTCAGCACCGTGACATTCGAGTTCGGATGCGCAGCCGACACCTCCGCCGCGCAGGTGCCCGCCGTCGCCAAGCCCGCCGAGGGCGATGAAGACGACGAGGAAACCGAGGCCGAGAGCACGCCGTTCAAGCCTGTGCGCATTACCGTGCGCGATACCATCCGCCATGGCCCGATTGCCGGCGGCACCCTGGCCGCCGCAACGATCGACAGCGAACTGGTGCTCGACGTGAAGGCCCAGGCCGAAGCCGAAAAGCTCTTCGGCAAGGCCAAGCCCCTGACCGCCCACACCAAGGTGGCGTTCAACGGCGGCTACGCGACCGACCTGACGGTGGCGCCGATCAAGCTGGCCGAAGAAGGCAAGGGACAGTTCACCTGGCAAGGCGCGCAAATGCGCGCCGAGATGAACGGCGCCCGTACCCTGGTGAACTACAGCCTGGCGATGCCCGGCCTGGACCTGACCGACACCCGCACCGGCGTGACCCTGAAAATGGGCAAGCTGGCCGGCAAGGCCGACATGAACAAGAGCGAAGGCTGGATCCTGGCCACGGGCAAGACCGAAGCCCGGCTCGACAGCTTCGAGTTCTCGGCGCCCAAGGGCCTGGGCGCCAGCGGCAGCGGCAAGCCCCTGCCCGCCGTGCTGCTGCAGAACATCGACATGATTGCCGATGCCAACATCAAGGACGGGCTCTACGAATCGATCGGCACCATCAAGGGCACCGGCAAGGTCGGCGAAACCAAGATCGACAAGTTCGAGATGACCAGCGGCGGCCGCCGCATTCATGCCGCCGGCTACAAGAAGCTGGCCGACGCGTGGATGCAGTCGGCCGCCATCAACGGCTGCGGCAAGGGCGGCGGCAAAGCCTCCCAGGCCGCCATGCAGGCGCTGATGGACCAACTCGCCCCAGACCTCAAGGCCATGGCCAAGTACAACCCCGAGCTCGGCGTTGACAAGATGCTCGTCGAAATCGGCGGCAAGCGCGGCGAAATCAGCTACACGGCCGGGCTGGTCGGCGTGACCGACGAAGACCTGAAGGAACCCGGCATGGCGCTCCTGATGAAGCGCGGCGTGCTCAAAGCCAGCGTGCGGCTGCCGATGCAATGGCTGGAGCAGGTTGCCGCCACCGGCGCTGAAAGCGGCCAGCTGCCGCCGCCTGAAATGGTGGCCGGGCTGGTCGAGCAAGGCGAAGGCATGGGCTTCGTCAAGCGCGACGGCACCGACATCACCAGCCAGGTGGAATACAGCGAAGGCAACCTGAAGGTCAACGGCAAGCCGCTGGGCGGCATGGCCGGCAAGTAA